The sequence TAAGGACTTCGGGTTCTACAAAACCATACTTGACATCAACGACATTGACAACTTAAAAGACAACGCAATAGGTGACGCAATTGACGACCTTTCCGACATCATTGCCGACCTATTGGAAATCAAATGGAGAATTGAAAACAACAGTTTGGCAGACGGGCTTTGGTTTTTTGAACTGATATTTTATAGCCATACTCAACAACATATTCTTGACCTTTTAAACTTTATGAAGCAGAAAAATGGTTAAGACAAAAATTCGTTTCGTTGACATTATTTATTGGCTTGCAATTATCGGGGCAGACCTTTTTGTTTTCATAATTCTTGGACTTTTACTTATGGGTTATGACGACAGCTATGACAGCAGTAAAGGAGAATATTGGAGTTTGGCAAGTATGAACTCGACAGAAAAAATAATCTACATTTGTTACAACGGTTGGATAATATTAAACATAATTGGACTTGCATACATTGGACGGAAAATATACAGACGAAAGAAATACGGCACATAACACGGGTTTTGCGTCAGGCGGGCTGACGTGTAAACTTGAAGCTTTGTGCTTCTATTCAAGTTCAGTGCTGGCAGACAGTTTTGTGCTCCGAAACCCGCCCGAACGCAAAGCCCGAAAACGTTAGCAGCAACTGTAGCACGACACTAAACAATGACAGTAACGACAGAAATATTAGACCGACTTTTTAACGACTTCGCAAACTTTGTTTCGACAGCGGACAATAAACCATTTTCAGATTTTAAGACTTCTGCGTTTATTGACAAAGCCGAGAATTACAAATATTCTGTTTACGATGAAGCAAGAAATAATTTAGGACAAAAATGGTGGAAACCTGAAGACATCGGAACAGGGAAAATTCAACAAGCAGTAAGTTCAGCAATTAAGACAAGAGTAAATCACAGCTTTCAAATGGTTGACAACAACCTTGTGGACTGGAGAAAGAAAGATGATTTTGCCAAAACAAGTAAAAATAAAAATCTTGAAACGACACTATTTAATTTTTACAAAAGCAAAATTTCCGACCAACAAGCATTTGAAACATTAATAGACGAAAAATTAAGTTATCAGTTTATAGCGTATCTCTTTTTCATAAAAGACAGAAATAGATTTATGCCTATTTCTCAAGCAAAGTTTGACGAAATTTTTGAAATTATCGGTTTACCGAGCTTTAAAACAAGCCACAATCTTTCTTGGGACAACTACTCAACATATCTTGATATAATTAAACAAGTTCGTGACTTTCTAAAAACGAAAGACAAAAATGTAACCTTGTTAGATGCTCACTCTTTTTTGTGGATACTTGGAAACCAAATGAGAGTT comes from Bacteroidia bacterium and encodes:
- a CDS encoding DUF5063 domain-containing protein, translating into MTELIPTINEIVKYGLQPNLTVTDKEKLLERHLVKIYDLYFDIEYKFDETDYPDFDKTQFPDIIQNVTSNFKDFGFYKTILDINDIDNLKDNAIGDAIDDLSDIIADLLEIKWRIENNSLADGLWFFELIFYSHTQQHILDLLNFMKQKNG